The nucleotide sequence GATGCCCAGGCAACTTATGACAGTCTGAAAGTAACGTCTCGGTAAATATCAGTGGAAAAGCTCGGCGAATTTCACTGCGATGTCGGGAGTCTTGCAGAGTGTTTCGCCAATCAGAATCGCCGAGATGCCGAAGCGTTTGACTTTTTCGACGTCTGCTCTTGTTTTAAATCCGCTTTCCGTAACGAGTCCTTTGCTCACATCCGCAAGCTCGGCAAGTCTTATCGTTGTATTCAAATCTACCTGCATCGTTTCAAGATTGCGGTTGTTTATTCCGATTACGCTGTAATGCGCTTTCGGAAAACCAATCATACTCCTTGCTCGGAGAAGTGAATCAGCCGAATGAACCTCAAGCAGAATCGTAAGTGAAAGCTCGGCCGCGAGAATCATTAGGTCGAGAAATTTGCCTTCGGTTGGCTCGAACGCCTCGGCAATCAGCAGTATCGCATCGGCGCCCGCCGCACGCGCCTGATAAATCTGATACTCGTCAATAACGAAATCTTTTCGCAGCACAGGAATCGAAACAGCGTTCTTCACCTGCGTCAGATATTCGAGTTTGCCCTGAAAATATTTTTCATCCGTCAAAACGCTGATAGCGTCTGCGCCGCATCGTTCATAAATCTTCGCGATTGCAACGGGGTCGAAGTCCGGACGAATAAGACCCGCAGAAGGCGAAGCCTTTTTTACCTCCGCGATAATATTTATGCCTCGCGGATTTTGTTTCGTAACGGCCTGATGGAAATTGCGGCATTTGGGCAGAGTTTTTATCTGCTCTTTGTACTGCTCAACTGGAACAGATACTTTTTGCTGCGCGACTTCCTGTCGTTTGTGGTCGATTATTTCTTTGAGTATATTAGCCATATTATTTGATTCGAATCAATTCTAACACATACTCCGCGGGTAAGCGAAGCCTGCCGAAAAAATTACAAATCTCAAAACGCGAGAGCAAAAAATGCCAATTGGCATTATTTCGACATTTCAACAAACGCCATTCTTAGCTGCGATAATGTTGTTGATATAAAGGACTGTTCCTGCTCCGTCAGATTGCCTTTTGTTTTCTGCTCAAGAGAATCAA is from Planctomycetaceae bacterium and encodes:
- the trpC gene encoding indole-3-glycerol phosphate synthase TrpC gives rise to the protein MANILKEIIDHKRQEVAQQKVSVPVEQYKEQIKTLPKCRNFHQAVTKQNPRGINIIAEVKKASPSAGLIRPDFDPVAIAKIYERCGADAISVLTDEKYFQGKLEYLTQVKNAVSIPVLRKDFVIDEYQIYQARAAGADAILLIAEAFEPTEGKFLDLMILAAELSLTILLEVHSADSLLRARSMIGFPKAHYSVIGINNRNLETMQVDLNTTIRLAELADVSKGLVTESGFKTRADVEKVKRFGISAILIGETLCKTPDIAVKFAELFH